DNA sequence from the Merismopedia glauca CCAP 1448/3 genome:
AAAAAAGCCCGTAAAGATCGCGAAACGTTCTAATCTAGAGGCTGACAGGGTTAAGATTATCAGTTGTTGTTGACCTAGACTGACAGAGTTAAGTCTTTATCTCTCAAATGATACAGAAGATAAAAAATTAACATCTGTCTGACAAACTAAAGCCCAGCAACAGCGATCACGTAAGCACCCTAGTCAGGCTTAACACAGTATCAAATTTTTTAAAGGGAGCTATAGAGATCCAATGAGTGTTAAGGCAAGTGGTGGAAGCTCGGTTGCACGCCCGCAACTATATCAAACTTTACCTGTAGCCACAATTTCCCAAGCCGAACAGCAAGATCGCTTTTTACAGGCTGGTGAACTAAGCGAGCTAGCTAGCTACTTCCGTTCGGGTGCTTTACGGCTACAAATCGCAGAAGCTCTAACTCGCAATTCTGAGTTAATCGTCTCGCGTGCTGCTAACCGCATCTTCACAGGTGGTTCTCCCATGTCATTTTTGGAGAAACCCCCACAAGAAGCAGTCAGTGCTGGAGTTGGCAAACCAGAAACTAGCAGTTTGGGAACTACAACTTTTGCCGAAAGTCGTAGTGGTTTTTTTGACAATCTCCGCACCCTATTTTCTACTCCTGGTACAGGTCCAATTCCCGCAGGATTTAGACCAATCGGTGTTTCTCGCTACGGTCCTGCCAATATGCAGAAATCTTTGCGAGACTTATCTTGGTTTTTACGCTATGTCAGCTACGCCATTGTAGCTGGAGATCCTAATATTTTAGTGGTTAATATTAGAGGTCTGCGGGAAATTATCGAAAATGCTTGCTCTAGCGATGCAACTATAGTTGCTATGTTAGAGATGAAGCGCGCAGCTTTGAGTTATATCAGGCAAGATAATGAAGCCGCAAGTATTGTTAGTCAATACTTCGATGTAGCAATTACTGAGTTTAGAGCGCCTACTCCTGCTAACAAACTGCGTCAACGTCCTTCGTCAGACCAGCAAGGTTTAGCATTACCACAAATCTACTTCAATGCTGCTGAACGCCGTCCCAAATATGCTATGAAGCCGGGACTATCCGCAGTGGAAAAAAATGATGCTGTCAAAGCAGCATACAGACAAGTTTTTGAAAGAGATATTACTCGCGCCTATGGTTTGGGACTTTCCGATCTAGAGTCTAAGGTAAAAAATAACGATATCTCCATGCGAGAGTTTATTCGTCGTTTAACCAAATCACCTCTCTATCGTCAGAATTTCTTTGCTCCTTTTATTAACAGCCGCGCTTTAGAATTAGCTTTTCGCCATATCTTAGGTCGCGGTCCTTCTTCTAGAGAAGAAGTGCAAAAATACTTCTCCATCGTTTCTCTAGGGGGTTTGCCAGCATTAGTTGATGCTTTAATAGATTCTCAAGAGTATTCTGATTATTTTGGTGAGGAAACCGTTCCCTACCTACGAGGTCTGGGTCAAGAGGCTCAAGAATGCCGCAATTGGGGGCCACAGCAAGATCTATTTAATTACAGCGCACCATTCCGAAAAGTTCCCCAGTTTATCACCACTTTTGCCGCTTACGAGCAGCCTTTGCCAGATAGACACCCTTATGGTTCTGGGAACGACCCACTGGAAATCAAATTTGGTGCGATCTTCCCCAAAGAAACTCGCAATCCCAACACTCGTCCAGCCTTCTTCGGTAAAGATACTCGCCGGATTTTGATTCGTCAAGGTGCAGGAATCGATAACCAAGTCAGCAATCCCAAAGCGATAGGTAAACCACCAGGATCTTTGGGTGCTAAAGTCTTCAAATTAGATCAACTTCCAGGAGGAACTGGTCCAGCCAAACGCGGTTTGACTAGATCTTCTGTCAGTTCTGCTTCCAGCGTTAAATTCTCTGAAAGCTCTACCCAAGCAGTCATCAGAGCCGCTTATCTACAAGTCTTTGGTAGAGAAGTTTATGAAGGACAACGCCAAAAAGTTGCCGAAATTAAGCTAGAAAATGGTGATATTACGCTCCGCGAGTTTATTCGTGCGCTAGCTAAGTCGGATGTCTTCCGGCAAATGTACTGGTCATCTCTTTACGTTTGTAAAGCAGTCGAGTACATCCACAGAAGATTACTAGGTCGTCCTACCTACGGTAGATCGGAAATTAATAAGTACTTTGATATCTGTGCCAAGAAAGGCTTCTATGCTCTAGTGGATGCTTTAATTGACAGTCCAGAATATTCTGAGGCTTTTAACGAAGATACTGTACCTTACGAACGCTATTTAACTCCAGCAGGTGTCTCTGGCAGAAATATGCGGGTGGGAGCTTTGAGTGCTGATACGTTTGCTCGCCTTCAAAAAGAGGAATCTTTCCGCTTTGTGGAATTGGGTCAAGTTAGCGAAGCTCGTAGCGAAGTTGATATTCAATCTCGCAACCTCCAAGGTGTCAATAAGCAACGTCAGCAAACTAAGGTCTTTAAACTCACCAATCTCAGTGATAAGCCAGCCATTAAGATCTTGATTGCTGCTGCATATCGTCAGGTGTTTGAGCGGGATATTGCTCCTTATATCGCTAAAAACGAATTTAGTGTCTTGGAAAGCAAACTCAGCAATGGGGAAATTACCGTTAAAGAGTTCATTGAAGGATTGGGACTTTCCAGTCTTTATATCAAGGAATTTTACACCCCATATCCCAATACTAAAGTTATTGAATTGGGAACCAAGCATTTCTTGGGACGCGCGCCTAAAGACCAAGCTGAAATTCGTAAATACAACCAAATCCTAGCGACCGGTGGTATTCGCGCTTTTATTGCCGCAATGGTGAATTCGATGGAGTATCTACAATTATTCAACGAAGATACAGTACCCTATCGTCGTTTCCCCACCTTACCCGCAGCTAACTTCCCGAATACGGAACGGTTATACAACCAACTAACCAAGCAAAACAAGGATGTGGTTGTTCCTTCCTTTAAACCGACTGATTCCAAGGCTGATGTCTCTAAAATGCCAATGATGTCTCAAAGTATGGCAAATATAGCGGCAGAATCTAAATTAGTGGGTTTAGCTCGTTCGGCTGGTAATCCTCAAATTGCTGTAGGAGAAACTGTTGCTGCTCGCAGACAAGTAGCACGGATTTACCGGATGACACCAGGTATCTCGTCTATAGAATTAGAAGGAGTAATCAACGCCATTTACTATCAAGTGATGGATGTTTACACCTCAGAAGTGCCAGCACAATTCCGAAATCTGGATTTAGAAGCTCAGTTACAAGAAGGCAGAATTTCGGTTCGCCAGTTTGTTCGGGTTTTAGCTAGTTCGGATGCTTATCGCGATCGCTTCTACACTCCCTATCCCAACAACAAGGTCGTAGAATTTCTCTATCGCCATCTGTTAGGACGCTCACCAGCTAGTCAGTCAGAAGTCTGTGAATATAGCGACATCCTGAATGACCGTGGCTT
Encoded proteins:
- a CDS encoding phycobilisome rod-core linker polypeptide, whose translation is MSVKASGGSSVARPQLYQTLPVATISQAEQQDRFLQAGELSELASYFRSGALRLQIAEALTRNSELIVSRAANRIFTGGSPMSFLEKPPQEAVSAGVGKPETSSLGTTTFAESRSGFFDNLRTLFSTPGTGPIPAGFRPIGVSRYGPANMQKSLRDLSWFLRYVSYAIVAGDPNILVVNIRGLREIIENACSSDATIVAMLEMKRAALSYIRQDNEAASIVSQYFDVAITEFRAPTPANKLRQRPSSDQQGLALPQIYFNAAERRPKYAMKPGLSAVEKNDAVKAAYRQVFERDITRAYGLGLSDLESKVKNNDISMREFIRRLTKSPLYRQNFFAPFINSRALELAFRHILGRGPSSREEVQKYFSIVSLGGLPALVDALIDSQEYSDYFGEETVPYLRGLGQEAQECRNWGPQQDLFNYSAPFRKVPQFITTFAAYEQPLPDRHPYGSGNDPLEIKFGAIFPKETRNPNTRPAFFGKDTRRILIRQGAGIDNQVSNPKAIGKPPGSLGAKVFKLDQLPGGTGPAKRGLTRSSVSSASSVKFSESSTQAVIRAAYLQVFGREVYEGQRQKVAEIKLENGDITLREFIRALAKSDVFRQMYWSSLYVCKAVEYIHRRLLGRPTYGRSEINKYFDICAKKGFYALVDALIDSPEYSEAFNEDTVPYERYLTPAGVSGRNMRVGALSADTFARLQKEESFRFVELGQVSEARSEVDIQSRNLQGVNKQRQQTKVFKLTNLSDKPAIKILIAAAYRQVFERDIAPYIAKNEFSVLESKLSNGEITVKEFIEGLGLSSLYIKEFYTPYPNTKVIELGTKHFLGRAPKDQAEIRKYNQILATGGIRAFIAAMVNSMEYLQLFNEDTVPYRRFPTLPAANFPNTERLYNQLTKQNKDVVVPSFKPTDSKADVSKMPMMSQSMANIAAESKLVGLARSAGNPQIAVGETVAARRQVARIYRMTPGISSIELEGVINAIYYQVMDVYTSEVPAQFRNLDLEAQLQEGRISVRQFVRVLASSDAYRDRFYTPYPNNKVVEFLYRHLLGRSPASQSEVCEYSDILNDRGLKATVDAIVDSSEYVRFFSEDVVPYQRFPAVNNGKYLGSIQEAEDA